GGGATGAAGAGGGTGGCCATCCAGGGCCGGGGGCTGTCGGTGTCGGCGTCGACGACGGGCGCGGTGAAGGCACCGCTGACCCGCCGGGCGGCGGCCACCTCTTGCCGGAAGCGGCCTCTGAACTCTGGGTCCTTGGCGAACTCGGCGTGCACCACCTTCACCGCGAGCCGCAGTCCCGAGGTCGACGTGGCCAGATGGACGACACCCATGCCGCCGGAACCCAGACAGGCCTCCAGGCGGTACTGACCGGAGTACTCGGGAAGTTCCGCTTCCGCTCCCGACCCGGTGCCCCGCTGCGGTGCCATGGGCCCACCCCCGTGCTGTTTTTCGGCCGCCCCCGCGACGCTCGGAGCCTAGTCGATGACCCCTACGGGACAGAGGCGGCTTGCTAGCCTTCACGTGCGAAAAACGCACAGGTGTGTGTGTCCTGATTCAGGGGTATCAAAGGGTCCCCGTGGCTTCCATGGGGACCAAACGGGGTTCGAACGCGTTTCAAACGGGGGGAGTTCAGCCATGTCTGTCGAGCATGCCGAAGAGATCACGGGCGACGGCGAGGGGGAGCAGGCGACCACGATGGCGGCGACCGCGGGGGCGGTGACGGCAGCCGTCCGGTACTACTCGGTCGCGCCGGGCGTCCGCGTCAACGTCCGCAGTGGCCCGAGTACGAGTTACGGCATCGTCCGGGTCCTCTCCGAGGGCGCGAGGGTGCCGATCTACTGCCAGACGCCGGGCCAGACCATCTCCGGCCCGTACGGCACGACCAACGTCTGGGACAACATCGACGACGGCCAGTACATCTCCGACGCCTACGTCTACACAGGCAGCGACGGCTACGTGGCCGGCCGCTGCGGCTGACCCCACGGCCACGGTCTCACGCGACACGGAACGCGCCGCGGTACCCCACACCGGGTACCGCGGCGCCCCGGCCGCCACCTGTGGCTGCCGGCAGCGGGGCCGGCTCCGCTGCCGGCTCCGGGGCACCCGCCGGGGCCGGGCGGCGGCTAGGGCTCCCGGGGGCACGCCGACGGCTTCGGGCTTGCGTCCGGTGTGTGGCTGTGAGGCCGGTGGGTGGTCGTGAGGCCGAGCGGCGACTTGGGCTTCTGGGGTGCCGCCCGGTAGCGATCCGCAGCCCTGGCCCGACGCCCTGGCTCGGCGCCCGGGGTGGCCGTGAGGCTGAAGGGCTGCCGCGGTTCACAGGGACGCGCTCGGTTCAGCCGCTGCCCGATGCCGCCGCGTAGCCCTTTCCGACCCGGGGCGATAATCGACGCGTGAGCGATGAACCGAAGAACATCCGGGCGGAGCGGCAGGGACAGCGGGCGCAGCAGGCGCAGCTGCTGCCGCAGGGCTCGGAGGGGCCGCAGGGGTCGGAAGCGCCGCAGGGGCGCCGGGCGTCTTCGACGGCCGGGGCGACTCCGGCGGGCCCGCGTCCCGAACCCATCCGTTTCTTCGGGACGACCTGGCTGAATCACGACGGCAACTATCCGGCCCGCCGCGCGGGTGTCACCGTGGGCTCGCTCGCCGCCGTGATCGTCTCCGGCCTGGTACTGCGCCTGGCCTACGAGGGTCTGCAGCTCGCGGCGGTCGGCGGCTTCGTCAGCATCGTCGTCCTCATCATGTTCGCCGTCTGCAGCGCCCTGGCCTTCGGCCACACCTGGGGCTCCTACACCAAGCGCCCCGATCCGGCCCGCCAGTCCTCCCTGCGCGGCCTGCTCACCATCGGTTTCCTCGGCTCCCTGGCCGCCTACTTCCTCCGCTCCTTGAAGGAGGCCCCGGGGGAGTCCCTCCACCGCGCGGAATACACCACGGCCCGCGAACAGTACGACCGCCGCACAGCCAAACGCACCGGCAACCCGGCGAAGCGCCACCGCCCCTGAAGCACCCCGAGCCCTTGAGGGCCCGATCCGGTGAGACGATGCGCCAGCGAGGGAACGCGCGCCCGCGAGGGTCCGATCCGGTGAGGCGACGCACCCGTGGGGCGACGCGTCCGTGAGGGGCCGCGCCCGTGTGGCGACGCACCCGTGTGGCGACCCACCCGTCAGACCCCGCGCCCGTAAGGGGCGCGGGGAACTGCGCGAGAAGCCCCACCGGACGGACGTCTGGGGGTCAAAGGGGCGCAGCCCCCTGAAGGATGGGACGGGTAGGGGCGGCGGGGGCGAAAAACTCCCTCCCCAACACCCCCCACCACAAGCCACGATGCCCTCATGACAACCTCCCACCCCCAGCCCCACCCTCACCCCTCCCACACCACCCGAGCCCACTCCTTCAACACCGCCGCAGCCCAGTACGCGGCAAACCGCCCCTCCTACCCCTCCACCCTCTTCGACACCATCGAAGCCCTCTCCCCCCGCCCCCTCCACGGCTCCCGCACCGTCGACGTAGGCGCCGGCACCGGCATCTCCACCACCCTCCTCCACGCCCGAGGCGCCCACGTACTAGCCGTCGAACCCGGCGCGGGCATGGCCGCCCAGTTCCGCCACACCCACCCCCACCTCCCCCTCGTCCGAGGCGACGGCAACGCCCTCCCCCTCGCCACCGCCTCCACCGACTTCCTCACCTACGCCCAGTCCTGGCACTGGACCACCCCCTCCCGCTCGGTCCCGGAGGCCCTCCGCGTCCTCCGCCCCGGCGGCGTACTCGCCCTCTGGTGGAACACCGACGCCGTCGACATCCCCTGGATCGCCGACGCCACCACCCGCATCCACCGTTTCCTCGACGTGGACCCCGCCACCCCGATCGAGAAGAGCGGTTCCGGCGCACCCGCCGCCCTCACCGACACCGCAGGACACCTCGACTTCACCCGCCGTCGAATCCGCTGGAGCCGACAGGTCTCCCTGGACACCCACCTGGCCAACATCGCCAGCCACTCGGCGTTCCTGGTCCTGGGCGAAGACGCCACCGCCGAGTTCTTCGCCGAGGAACGAGCCCACCTCCGCAGGCTCTTCCCGACCGAAACCATCGAGGAGACCTACGAAGTGGACCTACTACTGGCCATCCGCCCCTGAACCAACCCCTTTGGCGCCGCCTCCTTTTGCACCGGCCCCCTTTCCAGCAACCCCCTTTCCAGCAACCCCCTTTCCACCAGCCCCCTCCAACCCAACCCCTTCCGTACCAGCCCCTCCCGTAGCAACCCCCTGTCCGCCAACCTCGGTGGCACCAGCCCCTTTTGAACCAGCACCTGCCAACCCCGTCCCCGTCCCCGCCCCCCACGCCTCCAAAGCCGCCGCACACGCATGGTCCACGTGCCACAGCCCGCTCAACTCCAGCCGCACCCCCCGCTCCCGAGGCACCTTTTCCAACGCGTCCAGCAACTTCGGCAGTCGCAGAAACGTCGCGTTTCCGACCACCCGCACCACCACCCCCGTGTCCCCCCGGTCCTCGACCTCCACATGCACCTGGCTGATGTCCCACGCGGTCTTGGCCACCGCCGACGCGAGCCCCACCAGCACCCCCTCGAAAAGGTTCAAGGTCACGATCGCCACGGCGGTCACCCCCAGCACCAGCACCTCCCCGCGATCCCGCGACCGCCACAGCAGCCCCAACTCCCTTACGGGCACGAGCCGGCACCCCGCATGCACCAGCAGCCCGGCCAGCGCCGCCACGGGGATCGCACCGAGCACCCCGGGCAGCAGAGCGGCGAAGACCAGCAGCCACACCCCGTGCAGCACCCGTGAGGCCTTGGTCCGCGCCCCCGCCCGCACGTTCGCCGCACTCCGTACGATCACGGCCGTCATGGGCAGCGCCCCGAGGACGCCGCACAGCACGTTGCCGGCGCCCTGGGCGACCAACTCCCGGTCGTAGTCGGTCCTCGGGCCGTCATGCAGTTGATCCACGGCGGCCGCGCTGAACAACGACTCGGCGGACGCGATCAGAGCGAAGGCGAGAACGGTCCCCACGACCCCCGCATGCGTGAGCAACCCCAGGTCATCGACCGACGGCACCCGCACCGCCTCCCACAACCCCCGCACCTCGACCCGCCGCACCTCCAGGTCGAACACCCCCGTGACCAGGGCCGCACCCCCGACGGCCACCAACGGCGCCGGCACGAACCGAGCCCCCCACCGCCACCGAGGCCACACCACCAGGACTCCCACCGTGGCACCCCCGAGCGCGAGCGCCACAGGATCCACGGCACCGGGCAACGCCCCCAGCCCCGCGAACTTCTCGATCCCTCCACCCCCGGGCGCGGCGGCGTCCCCCATCGCGTACACCTGGCCCGCCACCAGCACCAGACCGATCCCGGCGAGCATCCCCTGCACCACGGCCACGGACACCGCCCGAAACCACCGCCCCCACCGCAGCACCCCCAACCCGATCTGCAGCACTCCGGCCCCGAGCACCAGCACACCGAGCGCCGACACCCCGTACGCCCGCACCGCCTCGTACACCAGCACGGTCAGCCCGGCCGCTGGCCCACTTACCTGCAGGCTGCTCCCCGGCAGAGCACCGACGATCAGCCCTCCGACGATCCCCGTGACCAGCCCCAACTCCGCCGGCACCCCGGATGCCACAGCGACCCCCGCACACAGCGGCAGCGCCACCAGGAACACGACGACCGACGCGGCCACCTCCCCTTGCCACGACACAGCCACCGAACCCCGAAGCCGTGGCCGGAGCCGTAACCATGCCTGAAACGGTCCCAAGGCATTACGCACGAGACAGACACCTCCGGCAGCCGACGTTCGACAGGAGTGCCCGACGGGCGCCCGACAGGAGATACGCAGTCCCCGAGCCAGGGGGGACCCGACGGTGATCACGAGAACGCGCGACGGGACACCGCCGCACAGCTCACCCGGGCGACAGGCGCGCCAAGAGTCCCTCCAAGTGACCACGCTCCGCTATCAATTGTCACCCAAAGCGAGCATCCTCGGCATCCTCTCCCCGCGATCACCGCCCCTAGGCGGAAGTGCGCACCCCCGGAATCGCGCCTTCCGATCACTCCATCGAGCGCCCGCGCCCCTCCTCGCTCCCGCCACGCCCTCCCTTGACGGCGCGCCCCTCCTGCGCAATATTCATCGCATGATGAATTATCCTCCGGAGGAGACTCCACCCCCCGCCGTCCACGCCCAGAACCTCACCGTCGCCCGAGGCCCCCGCACAGTCCTCCGCAACCTCGACTTCGCCGTCCCGCCCGGCCAGATCACCGGCCTCCTCGGCCCCTCCGGCTGCGGCAAATCGACCCTGATGCGAGCGATCGTCGGAACCCAGGCCAAGGTCACCGGCACCCTGAACGTCCTCGGCCACCCCGCAGGCGACGCCACCCTCCGCTCCCGCATCGGCTACGTCACCCAGGCCCCCTCGGTCTACGACGACCTGACCGTCCGCCAGAACCTCGCCTACTTCGCCGCGATCCTCGACCCCGGCCGCGCCGCCGCCGACCGCCGCGACGACAACATCACCCGGGCTATCGCCGACGTTGCCCTCACCACCCAAGCCGACGCCCTCGCCGGCAACCTCTCCGGCGGCCAGCGCAGCCGCGTCTCCCTGGCCGTGGCCCTCCTCGGCACACCCGAACTCCTGGTCCTCGACGAACCCACCGTCGGCCTGGACCCCGTCCTTCGCCGCGAACTCTGGACCCTCTTCGCCACCATCGCCGCCGAGCGCCGGGCCACCCTCCTGATCTCCTCCCACGTCATGGACGAGGCCGAGCGCTGCCACCGCCTCCTCCTCATGCGCGAGGGCGAGATCCTCGCCGACGACACCCCCGAGGCCCTCCGCAACCGCACCCACACGGAAACAGTCGAAGCGGCCTTCCTCCACCTCGTCGACGAGGCCACCGCGACCACCACCGAAACCACCACCCCGGCAGCCACCGACACACACCAGAAGGAGCCGGCGCGATGACGACGACGCCGAACGCGGACACCCGAACGAAGAAGCAGACGAAGCCGGAGGAGAAGAACACGAAGAACCGACAGCCGAGGACCAGCGACGCCGTCGCCCCCACGACCCACCGACCCAGGGCCTTGAGCTACTCCCGCACGACCGCCACCGCGGCCCGAGTCCTCCGCCAACTCGGCCACGACCCCCGCACCATCGCCCTGCTGATCCTCATCCCGTGCGTGATGCTCTTCCTGCTCCGCTATGTCTTCGACGGCAACCCACGCGTCTTCGACTCCATCGGCGCCTCACTCCTCGGCATCTTCCCGCTGATCACGATGTTCCTGGTGACCTCGATCGCGACCCTGCGCGAACGCACCTCCGGCACCCTGGAACGCCTCCTCTCCATGCCCCTCGGCAAGGGAGACCTCATCGCCGGCTACGCCCTGGCCTTCGGCACCCTGGCGATCATCCAGTCCGCCCTCGCCACCGGTCTGGCCGTCTGGCTCCTCGACCTGGACGTCACCGGCTCACCCTGGCTCCTCCTGATCGTCGCCCTCCTCGACGCCCTGCTGGGCACCGCCCTCGGCCTCTTCGTCTCGGCCTTCGCCTCCTCCGAGTACCAGGCCGTCCAGTTCATGCCGGCCGTGATCTTCCCCCAGCTCCTCCTCTGCGGCCTGTTCACCCCGCGCCCCGAGATGCACCCCGCCCTGGAAGCCATCTCCAACGTCCTCCCCATGTCGTACGCCGTCGACGGCATGAACGAAGTCCTGCTCCACACCGACATGACCGCCACCTTCGTCCGCGACATCACGATCGTCGCCGGCTGCGCCCTACTGGTCCTGACCCTGGGAGCCGCCACCCTGAGGCGCCGGACGACATAGCCCCCCGCCGGTCCCCGTCCACCGGACGTCCCGCCCACCGGACACGCCAGCCGGACGCCCACCCCCGGTGCGAGGATGGCCCCAGGACGACGCACCTCCGGAGGGCACCCGCACCATGAGCCAGAAAGTCGCAGTCCTCGGCACCGGCAAGATCGGCGAGGCCCTGCTCAGCGGCATGATCCGAGCCGGCTGGGAGCCCGCGGACCTCCTGGTCACCGCCCGCCGCCCCGAACGCGCCGAAGAACTCCGCACCCGCTACGGCGTCACCCCGGTCACCAACGCCGAAGCGGCGAAGACCGCGGACACGCTCATCCTCACGGTCAAGCCCCAGGACATGGCCACCCTCCTTGACGAACTGGCCCCGCACACTCCCGCCGACCGCCTGGTCGTCAGCGGGGCGGCGGGCATCCCCACCTCCTTCTTCGAGGAGCGCCTGGCCGCAGGCACCCCTGTCGTCCGTGTCATGACGAACACCCCCGCGCTCGTCGACGAGGCCATGTCCGTGATCTCCGCGGGCAGCCACGCGAGTGAGGCCGACCTCGCGCACGCCGAGGAGATCTTCGGCGCCGTCGGCAAGACGCTCCGCGTCCCCGAGTCCCAGCAGGACGCCTGCACCGCCCTCTCCGGCTCCGGCCCGGCGTACTTCTTCTACCTGGTCGAAGCCATGACGGACGCGGGCATCCTCCTCGGCCTGCCCCGAGACAAGGCCCACGACCTGATCGTCCAGTCCGCCATCGGCGCGGCCACGATGCTCCGCGACAGCGGCGAACATCCCGTCAAGCTCCGCGAGAACGTCACCTCTCCCGCCGGCACGACGATCAGCGCCATCCGTGAACTCGAGAACCACGGAGTACGCGCCGCGCTGATCGCCGCGCTGGAGGCAGCCCGCGACCGCAGCCGCGCGCTGGCCTCCGGCAAGAAGGACTGACGCCCCGCGCGGTCAGCCGGCCAGAAGACCGATCGCCCGATACGCCTCGTCCACCCTCGGTCGAGCCATCTCTCTGGCCTTCGCCGCACCCATCCGCAGCACCCCCTCCACATACGCAGGATCCCCGCACAACTCCTTGTGCCTCTCCTGTACGGGCCTGAGGAGCTCGACCACGGCCTCTGCGGTGTCCTTCTTCAGTGCTCCGTACGATTCATATACACCGCTCAGGTCGTCGGGGTTCCCACCCTCACAGGCAGCGAGGATCTCCAGCAGATTCGCGAGCCCCGGCCGCTGCTCCCGGTCGTACACGACGTCCCGCCCGCTGTCGGTCACGGCGCGCATGACCTTCTTCCGCACCACATCCGGTTCGTCCAGCAGATAGACGATCCCCGGACCGACGTCGTCCGTCTTCCCCATCTTCGACGTCGGGTCCTGCAGGTTCATCACCCGCGCCCCGACCTTCGGCGGGGTGGCCCGAGGCACGACGAACGTCTGCCCGTACCGCTGGTTGAAGCGCACCGCCAGGTCCCGCGTCAGCTCGACATGCTGCGTCTGGTCGTCCCCGACCGGCACCTCGTCGGTCCCGTACGCCAGGATGTCCGCCGCCATCAGCACCGGATACGTCAGCAGCGACAGCCGGACACTCCCGCCCCGCTCCCGCTCCCGCGCCGCCTTCTCCTTGTACTGGATCATCCGCCGCATCTCGCCATCGGTGGCCACGCACTCCAGCAGATAGGACAACCGCGCGTGCTCATCCACATGACTCTGTACGAAGACGGTGCACAGCTCGGGGTCCAGCCCCGACGCCAGCAACAGCGTCGCCGCCTGCCGACTGAGTCTGCGCACCCGGGCCGGATCGTGGTCCACGGTCAGTGCGTGCAGGTCCACGACGCAGAACAGCGCGTCCGTCCGGTGCTGGTCGACCTCGGCCCACCGCCGCACGGCCCCCAGGTAGTTCCCCAGCGTCAGATGCCCCGTCGGCTTGACCCCGCTGAAGACCCGTGTCATCTCTCCACCTCCTGATCAGGACCGCCGCCACCGGCCGGCCGACCCTCAGAAGGGAGATACGAGAACGGCCGCCAGAGCGGCGGCCGTTGAGTACATACGTGAGTACGGCCGCCGTCAGGCGGCCCACCACTGCTGGCGACACGTACGCGTAGTCATGGGAGCCAGGCTACGCCTGCGAGGAGCCGACCGACAGCGAGTTGACACGCCCCGAGCCCGTACGTAGTGTTCTCCGGGTTGTCCGACGTGAGCGCCGACCTCGGTCGGTCCCCGGACAGCCATTCCGCAGGTAACCATCAACAATCGACGATTCGTTGTCGTGCCCTTGGCGTGCGTATTTGCGAAATGAGGAATCCGCGTTCGAAAGGACGCAGCCCCCGATTAGCTCGGGAGCCGGGAATCCGCTAAAGTCTCACTCGTCGGAACGGCCCAACAGCCGCGAAGACAACTCCCGCTGACTGGGAATCAGGCCCGAAAGGATCTGATAGAGTCGGAAACGCCGGAAAGGGAAACGCGGAAGCGGAAACCTGGAAAGCACCGAGGAAATCGGAACCGGAAACGGTCTGATAGAGTCGGAAACGCAAGACAGCAAGACCGAAGGGAAACTGCCCGGAGGAAAGCCCGAGAGGGTGAGTACAAAGGAAGCGTCCGTTCCTTGAGAACTCAACAGCGTGCCAAAAATCAACGCCAGATTAGTTGATACCCCGTCTCCAGCATCTGCTGGGGCGAGGTTCCTTTGAAATAAACACAGCGAGGACGCTGTGAACCATCGGCTTATTCCGCCGGTGGTTCCGCTCTCGTGATGTGTGCACCCGATTACGGGTAAACATTCACGGAGAGTTTGATCCTGGCTCAGGACGAACGCTGGCGGCGTGCTTAACACATGCAAGTCGAACGATGAACCATTTCGGTGGGGATTAGTGGCGAACGGGTGAGTAACACGTGGGCAATCTGCCCTTCACTCTGGGACAAGCCCTGGAAACGGGGTCTAATACCGGATACGACACTCTCGGGCATCCGATGAGTGTGGAAAGCTCCGGCGGTGAAGGATGAGCCCGCGGCCTATCAGCTTGTTGGTGAGGTAACGGCTCACCAAGGCGACGACGGGTAGTCAGCCTGAGAGGGCGACCGGCCACACTGGGACTGAGACACGGCCCAGACTCCTACGGGAGGCAGCAGTGGGGAATATTGCACAATGGGCGAAAGCCTGATGCAGCGACGCCGCGTGAGGGATGACGGCCTTCGGGTTGTAAACCTCTTTCAGCAGGGAAGAAGCGAAAGTGACGGTACCTGCAGAAGAAGCGCTAAGCTAACTACGTGCCAGCAGCCGCGGTAATACGTAGGGCGCGAGCGTTGTCCGGAATTATTGGGCGTAAAGAGCTCGTAGGCGGTCTGTCGCGTCGGATGTGAAAGCCCGGGGCTTAACCCCGGGTCTGCATTCGATACGGGCAGACTAGAGTGTGGTAGGGGAGATCGGAATTCCTGGTGTAGCGGTGAAATGCGCAGATATCAGGAGGAACACCGGTGGCGAAGGCGGATCTCTGGGCCATTACTGACGCTGAGGAGCGAAAGCGTGGGGAGCGAACAGGATTAGATACCCTGGTAGTCCACGCCGTAAACGGTGGGAACTAGGTGTTGGCGACATTCCACGTCGTCGGTGCCGCAGCTAACGCATTAAGTTCCCCGCCTGGGGAGTACGGCCGCAAGGCTAAAACTCAAAGGAATTGACGGGGGCCCGCACAAGCAGCGGAGCATGTGGCTTAATTCGACGCAACGCGAAGAACCTTACCAAGGCTTGACATACACCGGAAACGGCCAGAGATGGTCGCCCCCTTGTGGTCGGTGTACAGGTGGTGCATGGCTGTCGTCAGCTCGTGTCGTGAGATGTTGGGTTAAGTCCCGCAACGAGCGCAACCCTTGTTCTGTGTTGCCAGCATGCCCTTCGGGGTGATGGGGACTCACAGGAGACTGCCGGGGTCAACTCGGAGGAAGGTGGGGACGACGTCAAGTCATCATGCCCCTTATGTCTTGGGCTGCACACGTGCTACAATGGCAGGTACAATGAGCTGCGAAGCCGCGAGGCGGAGCGAATCTCAAAAAGCCTGTCTCAGTTCGGATTGGGGTCTGCAACTCGACCCCATGAAGTCGGAGTTGCTAGTAATCGCAGATCAGCATTGCTGCGGTGAATACGTTCCCGGGCCTTGTACACACCGCCCGTCACGTCACGAAAGTCGGTAACACCCGAAGCCGGTGGCCCAACCCCTTGTGGGAGGGAGCTGTCGAAGGTGGGACTGGCGATTGGGACGAAGTCGTAACAAGGTAGCCGTACCGGAAGGTGCGGCTGGATCACCTCCTTTCTAAGGAGCATCTAGATCCCGTCAAGGGATCCAGGGCCACAACGTCGGCGAACGTCCGACGGTGGTTGCTCATGGGTGGAACGTTGATTATTCGGCCGGTTTCACGGGTCGGAGGCTGTTAGTACTGCTCGCAAGAGCGTGGAAAACATGATCTCCGGGCGGGAGCCGGCTGGGCACGCTGTTGGGTGTCTGAGGGAATGAACGTCCCCTCAGTGCCGGCCCCAGTGAACTCCGGTGGAAACCGGGGGTGATGGGTGGTTGGTCGTTGTTTGAGAACTGCACAGTGGACGCGAGCATCTGTGGCCAAGTTTTTAAGGGCGCACGGTGGATGCCTTGGCACCAGGAACCGATGAAGGACGTGGGAGGCCACGATAGGCCCCGGGGAGTCGTCAACCAGGCTTTGATCCGGGGGTGTCCGAATGGGGAAACCCGGCAGTCGTCATGGGCTGTCACCCTTGTCTGAACACATAGGGCAAGTGGAGGGAACGCGGGGAAGTGAAACATCTCAGTACCCGCAGGAAGAGAAAACAACCGTGATTCCGGGAGTAGTGGCGAGCGAAACTGGATGAGGCCAAACCGTATGCGTGTGAGACCCGGCAGGGGTTGCGTATACGGGGTTGTGGGATCTCTCTTCTGTTGTCTGCCGGCAACAGGACGAGTCAGAAACCGTTGATGTAGGCGAAGGACATGCGAAAGGTCCGGCGTAGAGGGTAAGACCCCCGTAGCTGAAACATTGACGGCTCGTTTGAGAGACACCCAAGTAGCACGGGGCCCGAGAAATCCCGTGTGAATCTGGCGGGACCACCCGCTAAGCCTAAATATTCCCTGGTGACCGATAGCGGATAGTACCGTGAGGGAATGGTGAAAAGTACCGCGGGAGCGGAGTGAAATAGTACCTGAAACCGTGTGCCTACAAGCCGTGGGAGCGTCGGAACAAGGCTTGCCTTGTTCTCGTGACTGCGTGCCTTTTGAAGAATGAGCCTGCGAGTTTGCGGTGTGTTGCGAGGTTAACCCGGGTGGGGTAGCCGTAGCGAAAGCGAGTCCGAACAGGGCGATTTTAGTAGCACGCTCAAGACCCGAAGCGGAGTGATCTAGCCATGGGCAGGTTGAAGCGGAGGTAAGACTTCGTGGAGGACCGAACCCACCAGGGTTGAAAACCTGGGGGATGACCTGTGGTTAGGGGTGAAAGGCCAATCAAACTCCGTGATAGCTGGTTCTCCCCGAAATGCATTTAGGTGCAGCGTCGTGTGTTTCTTGCCGGAGGTAGAGCACTGGATAGGCGATGGGCCCTACCGGGTTACTGACCTTAGCCAAACTCCGAATGCCGGTAAGTGAGAGCGCGGCAGTGAGACTGTGGGGGATAAGCTCCATGGTCGAGAGGGAAACAGCCCAGAGCATCGACTAAGGCCCCTAAGCGTACGCTAAGTGGGAAAGGATGTGGAGTCGCAGAGACAACCAGGAGGTTGGCTTAGAAGCAGCCACCCTTGAAAGAGTGCGTAATAGCTCACTGGTCTAGTGATTCCGCGCCGACAATGTAGCGGGGCTCAAGCGTACCGCCGAAGTCGTGTCATTCATACAATAGGGCCAACGCCTGTATGGATGGGTAGGGGAGCGTCGTGTGCCGGGTGAAGCAGCCGTGTAAGCGAGTTGTGGACGGTTCACGAGTGAGAATGCAGGCATGAGTAGCGATACAAACGTGAGAAACGTTTGCGCCGATTGACCAAGGGTTCCT
This genomic stretch from Streptomyces deccanensis harbors:
- a CDS encoding SH3 domain-containing protein, which encodes MSVEHAEEITGDGEGEQATTMAATAGAVTAAVRYYSVAPGVRVNVRSGPSTSYGIVRVLSEGARVPIYCQTPGQTISGPYGTTNVWDNIDDGQYISDAYVYTGSDGYVAGRCG
- a CDS encoding EamA/RhaT family transporter, giving the protein MSDEPKNIRAERQGQRAQQAQLLPQGSEGPQGSEAPQGRRASSTAGATPAGPRPEPIRFFGTTWLNHDGNYPARRAGVTVGSLAAVIVSGLVLRLAYEGLQLAAVGGFVSIVVLIMFAVCSALAFGHTWGSYTKRPDPARQSSLRGLLTIGFLGSLAAYFLRSLKEAPGESLHRAEYTTAREQYDRRTAKRTGNPAKRHRP
- a CDS encoding class I SAM-dependent methyltransferase; translation: MTTSHPQPHPHPSHTTRAHSFNTAAAQYAANRPSYPSTLFDTIEALSPRPLHGSRTVDVGAGTGISTTLLHARGAHVLAVEPGAGMAAQFRHTHPHLPLVRGDGNALPLATASTDFLTYAQSWHWTTPSRSVPEALRVLRPGGVLALWWNTDAVDIPWIADATTRIHRFLDVDPATPIEKSGSGAPAALTDTAGHLDFTRRRIRWSRQVSLDTHLANIASHSAFLVLGEDATAEFFAEERAHLRRLFPTETIEETYEVDLLLAIRP
- a CDS encoding ABC transporter permease, which gives rise to MTTTPNADTRTKKQTKPEEKNTKNRQPRTSDAVAPTTHRPRALSYSRTTATAARVLRQLGHDPRTIALLILIPCVMLFLLRYVFDGNPRVFDSIGASLLGIFPLITMFLVTSIATLRERTSGTLERLLSMPLGKGDLIAGYALAFGTLAIIQSALATGLAVWLLDLDVTGSPWLLLIVALLDALLGTALGLFVSAFASSEYQAVQFMPAVIFPQLLLCGLFTPRPEMHPALEAISNVLPMSYAVDGMNEVLLHTDMTATFVRDITIVAGCALLVLTLGAATLRRRTT
- a CDS encoding ABC transporter ATP-binding protein, with the translated sequence MNYPPEETPPPAVHAQNLTVARGPRTVLRNLDFAVPPGQITGLLGPSGCGKSTLMRAIVGTQAKVTGTLNVLGHPAGDATLRSRIGYVTQAPSVYDDLTVRQNLAYFAAILDPGRAAADRRDDNITRAIADVALTTQADALAGNLSGGQRSRVSLAVALLGTPELLVLDEPTVGLDPVLRRELWTLFATIAAERRATLLISSHVMDEAERCHRLLLMREGEILADDTPEALRNRTHTETVEAAFLHLVDEATATTTETTTPAATDTHQKEPAR
- a CDS encoding SulP family inorganic anion transporter is translated as MSWQGEVAASVVVFLVALPLCAGVAVASGVPAELGLVTGIVGGLIVGALPGSSLQVSGPAAGLTVLVYEAVRAYGVSALGVLVLGAGVLQIGLGVLRWGRWFRAVSVAVVQGMLAGIGLVLVAGQVYAMGDAAAPGGGGIEKFAGLGALPGAVDPVALALGGATVGVLVVWPRWRWGARFVPAPLVAVGGAALVTGVFDLEVRRVEVRGLWEAVRVPSVDDLGLLTHAGVVGTVLAFALIASAESLFSAAAVDQLHDGPRTDYDRELVAQGAGNVLCGVLGALPMTAVIVRSAANVRAGARTKASRVLHGVWLLVFAALLPGVLGAIPVAALAGLLVHAGCRLVPVRELGLLWRSRDRGEVLVLGVTAVAIVTLNLFEGVLVGLASAVAKTAWDISQVHVEVEDRGDTGVVVRVVGNATFLRLPKLLDALEKVPRERGVRLELSGLWHVDHACAAALEAWGAGTGTGLAGAGSKGAGATEVGGQGVATGGAGTEGVGLEGAGGKGVAGKGVAGKGAGAKGGGAKGVGSGADGQ
- the proC gene encoding pyrroline-5-carboxylate reductase translates to MSQKVAVLGTGKIGEALLSGMIRAGWEPADLLVTARRPERAEELRTRYGVTPVTNAEAAKTADTLILTVKPQDMATLLDELAPHTPADRLVVSGAAGIPTSFFEERLAAGTPVVRVMTNTPALVDEAMSVISAGSHASEADLAHAEEIFGAVGKTLRVPESQQDACTALSGSGPAYFFYLVEAMTDAGILLGLPRDKAHDLIVQSAIGAATMLRDSGEHPVKLRENVTSPAGTTISAIRELENHGVRAALIAALEAARDRSRALASGKKD
- the trpS gene encoding tryptophan--tRNA ligase, giving the protein MTRVFSGVKPTGHLTLGNYLGAVRRWAEVDQHRTDALFCVVDLHALTVDHDPARVRRLSRQAATLLLASGLDPELCTVFVQSHVDEHARLSYLLECVATDGEMRRMIQYKEKAARERERGGSVRLSLLTYPVLMAADILAYGTDEVPVGDDQTQHVELTRDLAVRFNQRYGQTFVVPRATPPKVGARVMNLQDPTSKMGKTDDVGPGIVYLLDEPDVVRKKVMRAVTDSGRDVVYDREQRPGLANLLEILAACEGGNPDDLSGVYESYGALKKDTAEAVVELLRPVQERHKELCGDPAYVEGVLRMGAAKAREMARPRVDEAYRAIGLLAG